A genomic region of Mycolicibacterium poriferae contains the following coding sequences:
- a CDS encoding nitroreductase family deazaflavin-dependent oxidoreductase — protein sequence MADPKPPWWLKPMNKVLMAATRLGLIKDGPMVLTVVGRKSGQPRSTPITPFEVDGHRYVVGGFPGADWVRNAQANPDAVLVRGKVRQPVRMVELSAEQARPLLRQFPVLVPTGVGFMKNAGLVTGPNPDEFEALAGRCSVFRFDNV from the coding sequence ATGGCCGACCCGAAGCCGCCGTGGTGGCTCAAACCGATGAACAAGGTGCTGATGGCCGCGACCCGGCTCGGCCTGATCAAGGACGGTCCGATGGTGCTGACGGTCGTCGGCCGCAAGTCCGGGCAACCACGGTCGACACCGATCACGCCGTTCGAGGTCGACGGTCACCGCTATGTCGTCGGCGGCTTTCCCGGCGCGGACTGGGTGCGCAACGCCCAGGCCAACCCCGACGCCGTCCTCGTGCGCGGCAAGGTGCGTCAGCCGGTGCGCATGGTCGAGCTCAGCGCCGAGCAGGCCCGCCCCCTGCTGCGGCAGTTCCCGGTCCTCGTCCCCACCGGGGTCGGGTTCATGAAGAACGCCGGACTGGTGACCGGGCCGAACCCCGACGAGTTCGAGGCACTGGCCGGGCGCTGCTCGGTGTTCCGCTTCGATAACGTTTGA
- a CDS encoding glycosyltransferase: MTAPESALRQTVVVVPAHNEFAHLPQCLRALTTAALCTPTPVTIVVVLDSCDDGSERLAARYGTDVHFVSLDAGNVGAARAAGFDYARSLDDSLDDDGSAPETTWYATTDADSVVDADWLLRMTDPQRHGGADMVLGVVRVPVWRNFPAKVARRYLRAYRGDGAGHDHVHGANMGFRADAYWQVGGFRALATGEDVELVSRFEAAGLRIDRDAQLSVATSDRREGRAPSGFAQHLRSLSGPAGSDRNASGAAS; the protein is encoded by the coding sequence ATGACAGCGCCTGAATCGGCTCTGCGACAGACCGTGGTCGTGGTGCCGGCGCACAACGAGTTCGCGCATCTGCCGCAGTGCCTGCGCGCGTTGACCACCGCCGCCCTGTGCACGCCCACCCCGGTGACGATCGTCGTGGTCCTGGATTCCTGCGACGACGGCAGCGAGCGCCTGGCCGCGCGCTACGGAACGGACGTGCACTTCGTCTCCCTCGACGCCGGCAACGTCGGTGCGGCGCGCGCCGCCGGGTTCGACTACGCGCGCTCGCTCGATGACTCGCTCGATGACGACGGCAGCGCGCCGGAGACGACCTGGTACGCCACCACCGACGCCGACAGCGTCGTCGACGCGGACTGGTTGTTGCGCATGACCGATCCGCAACGCCACGGCGGTGCCGACATGGTGCTGGGTGTGGTCCGGGTGCCCGTGTGGCGCAACTTCCCCGCCAAGGTGGCCCGCCGCTACCTGCGCGCTTATCGCGGCGACGGGGCCGGTCACGATCACGTCCACGGCGCCAACATGGGTTTTCGCGCCGACGCGTACTGGCAGGTCGGTGGTTTCCGGGCGTTGGCCACCGGCGAGGATGTCGAACTCGTCAGCCGCTTCGAGGCCGCCGGGTTGCGGATCGATCGCGACGCGCAGCTGTCGGTGGCGACCTCGGACCGCCGAGAGGGCCGCGCGCCCAGCGGCTTCGCCCAGCACCTGCGCTCGCTGTCGGGGCCGGCGGGTAGCGACCGCAACGCGTCGGGGGCCGCGTCGTGA
- a CDS encoding acyl-CoA dehydrogenase family protein, giving the protein MSAGVVRQWIKSGALDLPLPGGGSTATRWRRLAELAETDVTAGRLAEAHLDAVAILAELDGPAPQPGQWWGVWAAESGNAVLSAREHGAAATLDGTKVWCSGAALCTHALVTARLPSGERALFAVDLHAHGVRPLPSTWRNAGMAESDTRSVQFTSTPAVPVGRPGEYLSRPGFWHGAAGVAACWVGGARAVAAPLYARAAGADAHTLAHLGAVDAALAAADATLTAVADEFDADPLNRKGRAELLARRARAVAETAVDEALTRTGRALGPGPLSMDGGHAARVADLSIYVRQSHAERDLARLGELAGATA; this is encoded by the coding sequence GTGAGTGCCGGTGTGGTCAGGCAGTGGATCAAGTCGGGCGCACTGGATCTGCCGCTGCCCGGCGGGGGTTCCACCGCCACCCGGTGGCGGCGGCTGGCCGAGCTGGCCGAGACCGACGTGACCGCCGGGCGGCTCGCCGAAGCCCACCTCGACGCCGTGGCGATTTTGGCCGAGCTCGACGGACCGGCGCCGCAGCCCGGCCAGTGGTGGGGCGTATGGGCCGCCGAGTCCGGCAACGCGGTGCTGTCGGCACGCGAGCACGGCGCAGCGGCCACGCTCGACGGCACCAAGGTGTGGTGTTCGGGCGCGGCGTTGTGCACGCACGCGTTGGTGACCGCGAGGTTGCCCTCCGGGGAGCGGGCGCTGTTCGCCGTCGACCTGCATGCCCACGGCGTGCGGCCGTTGCCCAGCACGTGGCGCAACGCCGGGATGGCCGAATCCGACACCCGCTCCGTGCAATTCACCTCGACCCCGGCGGTGCCGGTGGGACGGCCGGGCGAGTATCTCAGCAGGCCGGGATTCTGGCACGGGGCCGCCGGGGTGGCGGCCTGCTGGGTGGGCGGTGCCCGCGCCGTCGCCGCGCCGCTGTATGCGCGTGCCGCCGGTGCCGACGCGCACACGCTGGCCCACCTGGGTGCGGTGGACGCCGCGCTGGCCGCCGCCGACGCCACGTTGACAGCGGTGGCCGACGAGTTCGATGCGGACCCGTTGAACCGCAAGGGTCGTGCCGAGCTGCTGGCCCGCCGCGCCCGGGCCGTCGCCGAAACGGCGGTGGACGAAGCGCTCACGCGGACCGGACGCGCCCTGGGGCCCGGGCCGCTGTCCATGGACGGTGGGCATGCCGCTCGGGTGGCCGACCTGTCGATCTACGTGCGGCAGAGCCACGCGGAGCGGGATCTCGCAAGACTGGGCGAACTGGCAGGGGCGACAGCGTGA
- the fadD8 gene encoding fatty-acid--CoA ligase FadD8: MSDLLRHPLHSGHLTVGALKRHKDKPVLFLGDTTMTGGELADRISQYIQAFEALGAGTGAAVGLLSLNRPEVLMIIGAGQTQGYRRTALHPLGSLDDHAYVLSDAEVTSLIIDPQPMFVERALGLMQKVPSLKQVLTIGPVPQELADSGVAAVDLTAEAAKYPAKPLAAADLPLDHIGGLTYTGGTTGKPKGVMGTTQSITTMTTVQLAEWEWPENPRFLMCTPLSHAGAAFFTPVIVKGGELRVMTKFDPAEVLKVIEEQKITATMLVPSMIYALMDHPDSHTRDLSSLETVYYGASAMNPVRLKEAIRRFGPIFAQYYGQSEAPMVITYLAKKDHDEKRLTSCGRPTLFARVALLGDDGQPVPQGEVGEICVSGPLLSGGYWNLPDATAETFKDGWMHTGDLAREDEDGFYYIVDRTKDMIVTGGFNVFPREVEDVVAEHPSVAQVCVIGTPDEKWGEAVTAVVVLRPDAATDEAAVATMTAEIQAAVKERKGPVQSPKQVVVVDSVPITALGKPDKKAVRKQFWEGAGRSVG; this comes from the coding sequence ATGAGTGACTTGCTGCGCCATCCGTTGCACTCCGGCCACCTGACCGTCGGCGCGCTCAAGCGCCACAAAGACAAGCCGGTGCTGTTCCTCGGGGACACCACGATGACCGGCGGTGAACTGGCCGACCGCATCAGTCAGTACATCCAGGCCTTCGAGGCGCTCGGCGCCGGCACCGGTGCCGCGGTCGGGCTGCTCTCACTCAACCGGCCCGAGGTGCTGATGATCATCGGCGCGGGGCAGACCCAGGGGTATCGCCGCACCGCGCTGCATCCGCTCGGCTCCCTGGACGATCACGCCTACGTGCTCTCCGATGCCGAGGTGACGTCGCTGATCATCGATCCGCAGCCGATGTTCGTCGAGCGCGCGCTGGGATTGATGCAGAAGGTGCCGTCGCTCAAGCAGGTGCTCACCATCGGCCCCGTCCCGCAGGAGCTCGCCGACAGCGGGGTGGCCGCGGTGGATCTAACAGCTGAGGCGGCGAAGTACCCGGCCAAGCCGCTGGCCGCGGCCGACCTTCCGCTCGATCACATCGGGGGACTCACCTACACCGGCGGCACCACCGGAAAGCCCAAGGGCGTGATGGGGACCACGCAGTCGATCACGACGATGACCACCGTGCAGCTGGCCGAGTGGGAATGGCCGGAGAACCCACGGTTCTTGATGTGCACCCCGCTCTCGCATGCCGGGGCGGCGTTCTTCACCCCGGTCATCGTCAAGGGCGGCGAGCTGCGGGTGATGACCAAGTTCGATCCGGCCGAGGTGCTCAAGGTGATCGAGGAGCAGAAGATCACCGCGACGATGCTGGTGCCGTCGATGATCTATGCGCTGATGGACCATCCCGACTCCCACACCCGCGACCTGTCGTCGCTGGAGACGGTGTACTACGGCGCGTCGGCGATGAACCCGGTTCGGCTGAAGGAGGCGATCCGCCGGTTCGGGCCCATCTTCGCGCAGTACTACGGGCAGTCCGAGGCCCCGATGGTGATCACCTACCTGGCCAAGAAAGACCACGACGAGAAGCGGCTGACCTCCTGCGGGCGGCCGACGCTGTTCGCGCGGGTGGCGCTGCTCGGTGACGACGGCCAGCCGGTGCCCCAGGGTGAGGTCGGCGAGATCTGCGTGTCGGGTCCGCTGCTGTCGGGCGGGTACTGGAACCTGCCCGACGCGACGGCCGAGACCTTCAAAGACGGCTGGATGCACACCGGAGACCTGGCCCGCGAAGACGAGGACGGCTTCTACTACATCGTCGACCGCACCAAGGACATGATCGTCACCGGCGGGTTCAACGTCTTCCCCCGCGAGGTCGAAGACGTTGTGGCCGAACATCCCTCCGTCGCCCAGGTGTGTGTGATCGGAACGCCCGACGAGAAGTGGGGTGAGGCGGTGACCGCGGTGGTGGTCCTGCGTCCCGACGCCGCGACCGACGAGGCCGCGGTGGCGACGATGACCGCCGAGATCCAGGCCGCGGTGAAGGAGCGGAAAGGCCCGGTCCAGTCACCCAAGCAGGTGGTCGTCGTCGATTCGGTGCCGATCACGGCGTTGGGCAAGCCGGACAAGAAGGCGGTGCGGAAGCAGTTCTGGGAAGGCGCGGGACGTTCAGTCGGCTGA
- a CDS encoding CynX/NimT family MFS transporter — protein MATAADAASPASGRAPTIAGGALLAVAVILTALNLRPAVTSVAPLLGDMRTDLGVTATWAGLLTTLPALCFAAAGLAAPWLSSRIGLGRTVSAAMVALTVGLAVRVVDGAHLVIGATLVACAGIALVNVLIPVVIKGSFPTRVGLMTGIYTAALQGGGALGSAVTPGLEEPLGGWRSALAIWAVVAFVAFVVWVPAARRHRSAWTPVTMPRGQRRSLLRNPLAWTVTLFFGCQAFMAYIVMGWLPEVFIDNGVDKMDAGLLVGLTSLIGVPVALVIAPLAARRTSQSGAIAGLGVLGVAGAIGLMVAPAAHPVLWSVLIGAGMGAFAMALTVIALRARTPTDTAQLSGMAQGLGYLIAGTGPFLFGLLHDVSHGWTVPWLMFLAVYLVQIAAGVLAGRPRFV, from the coding sequence CTGGCGACCGCGGCCGACGCCGCTTCGCCCGCCTCGGGTCGGGCCCCGACGATCGCCGGGGGCGCGCTGCTCGCCGTGGCGGTGATCCTGACCGCGTTGAATCTGCGCCCAGCCGTCACGAGCGTCGCCCCGCTGCTCGGCGACATGCGCACCGACCTGGGGGTGACCGCCACGTGGGCGGGTCTGTTGACCACCCTGCCCGCGTTGTGCTTCGCGGCGGCCGGGCTGGCTGCGCCGTGGTTGTCGTCGCGGATCGGTCTGGGCCGCACCGTCTCTGCCGCGATGGTCGCGCTGACCGTCGGCCTCGCGGTGCGGGTCGTCGACGGCGCGCACCTCGTGATCGGCGCGACACTGGTCGCGTGCGCCGGTATCGCCCTGGTCAACGTGCTGATTCCGGTGGTCATCAAAGGCTCCTTCCCCACCCGGGTCGGCCTGATGACGGGCATCTACACCGCCGCGCTGCAGGGCGGCGGAGCGCTGGGTTCGGCGGTCACTCCCGGCCTGGAGGAGCCTCTCGGTGGCTGGCGCAGCGCGCTGGCGATCTGGGCGGTGGTCGCCTTCGTCGCGTTCGTGGTCTGGGTGCCGGCCGCGCGTCGGCACCGCAGCGCCTGGACGCCGGTGACCATGCCCCGCGGTCAACGCCGCTCTCTTCTGCGCAACCCGTTGGCCTGGACGGTCACCCTGTTCTTCGGCTGCCAGGCGTTCATGGCCTACATCGTGATGGGCTGGCTGCCCGAGGTGTTCATCGACAACGGCGTGGACAAGATGGACGCCGGGCTGCTGGTCGGGCTGACCTCGCTGATCGGGGTGCCGGTGGCACTGGTGATCGCGCCGCTGGCCGCGCGCCGCACCAGCCAGAGCGGCGCGATCGCCGGGCTCGGAGTGCTGGGCGTGGCCGGAGCGATCGGGCTGATGGTGGCGCCGGCCGCGCATCCGGTGCTGTGGAGCGTGCTGATCGGCGCAGGCATGGGCGCTTTCGCCATGGCGCTCACCGTCATCGCGCTGCGGGCCCGCACGCCGACCGACACCGCGCAGCTGTCCGGGATGGCGCAGGGACTCGGGTATCTGATCGCCGGGACCGGCCCGTTCCTGTTCGGGCTGCTGCACGACGTGTCCCACGGCTGGACGGTGCCGTGGCTGATGTTCCTGGCCGTCTACCTCGTGCAGATCGCGGCCGGGGTGCTGGCGGGGCGGCCACGCTTCGTCTGA
- a CDS encoding RNA polymerase sigma factor — translation MEAAKIVATLTRAVGDVGRAEDLSQEALVDALDQWPRTGVPRNPGAWLTTVAKRKAVDQWRRQDNLDAKYALLARELADHVDEAWDPDRIDDDVLRLMFMAAHPVLTPESRVALTLRVVGGLSTDEIAKAFLVPKSTVAQRIVRAKKTLSGAAFEVPDRSDRQRRMSTVLSVIYLIFNEGYAASSGRHWFREDLCAEALRLGRVLAALAPDEAEVHGLVALMEFQSSRLRARVDAEGAPIVLENQDRTRWDRAQIQRGVTALGAAAQALHRRGSGWGPYALQAALAECHAVAPSTAATDWHRIVMLYDALLGLTTSPVVALNRAVAVAMADPDNGPRAALDIVDHLDGLDGSPALPGVRAELLQRLGRHAEAADEFDRAAALADNDRERDVLAAKAARARIS, via the coding sequence ATGGAGGCCGCCAAGATCGTCGCCACCTTGACGCGCGCGGTCGGCGATGTCGGCCGCGCCGAAGACCTCTCCCAGGAGGCCCTCGTCGACGCGCTCGACCAGTGGCCGCGGACCGGGGTCCCCCGCAATCCGGGCGCCTGGCTGACGACAGTCGCCAAGCGCAAGGCCGTCGACCAATGGCGGCGTCAGGACAACCTGGACGCCAAGTATGCGCTGCTGGCCCGTGAGTTGGCCGACCACGTCGACGAGGCGTGGGACCCCGACCGCATCGACGACGACGTACTGCGGTTGATGTTCATGGCGGCTCACCCCGTACTCACCCCGGAGAGCCGGGTGGCGCTGACCCTGCGCGTGGTCGGCGGACTGAGCACCGACGAGATCGCCAAGGCGTTCCTCGTCCCGAAGTCGACCGTCGCTCAACGCATCGTCCGCGCCAAGAAGACGCTGTCCGGCGCGGCGTTCGAGGTACCGGACCGGTCCGACCGGCAGCGCCGGATGTCCACGGTGCTCAGCGTCATCTATCTGATCTTCAACGAGGGCTATGCGGCGTCCTCGGGCCGGCACTGGTTCCGTGAGGATCTGTGTGCGGAGGCATTGCGGTTGGGACGGGTGCTGGCCGCACTGGCCCCGGACGAGGCCGAGGTGCACGGGCTGGTGGCGTTGATGGAGTTCCAGTCCTCCCGGTTGCGCGCCCGGGTCGACGCCGAGGGCGCGCCGATCGTGCTCGAGAACCAGGACCGGACGCGATGGGACCGCGCACAGATCCAACGCGGCGTGACCGCCCTGGGCGCAGCAGCCCAAGCGCTGCACCGCCGCGGTTCCGGGTGGGGGCCCTACGCGTTGCAGGCGGCGCTGGCCGAATGCCATGCCGTCGCCCCGAGCACCGCCGCCACCGACTGGCACCGCATCGTGATGCTCTATGACGCGCTGTTGGGTCTGACGACTTCACCGGTCGTGGCGCTGAACCGAGCCGTGGCGGTGGCCATGGCCGACCCCGACAACGGACCGCGGGCAGCGTTGGACATCGTCGATCACCTCGACGGACTCGACGGCTCGCCCGCGCTCCCGGGTGTGCGGGCCGAACTGCTGCAGCGGCTGGGCCGTCACGCCGAGGCGGCCGACGAGTTCGACCGCGCTGCGGCGCTGGCCGACAACGATCGGGAACGAGACGTCCTGGCGGCCAAAGCCGCTCGCGCCAGGATCAGCTAA
- a CDS encoding FadR/GntR family transcriptional regulator encodes MPLSTARRTGLVDQVIDQLRHAVAVGEWAVGERIPNEAVLVETLGVGRNTVREAVRALAHAGLLEVRQGDGTYVRATSEVSGALRRLCGAELRDVLQVRRGLEVEAARLAAAHRTDDDLAVLRELLLRRDDCMATGDTDEFARADAEFHLAVVASSHNAMLLELYRGLIEAITASVATTHEKPVEIVDHGLLLDHIAAGDVEQAARAAGALLDGILAGLASVC; translated from the coding sequence GTGCCGTTGAGCACTGCGCGCCGCACCGGGCTGGTCGACCAGGTCATCGACCAGCTGCGCCATGCAGTCGCCGTCGGGGAGTGGGCCGTCGGAGAGCGCATCCCCAACGAGGCCGTGCTGGTCGAAACACTGGGGGTGGGCCGCAACACCGTGCGCGAGGCTGTCCGTGCGTTGGCGCACGCCGGCCTGCTGGAGGTGCGCCAGGGGGACGGCACCTACGTCCGCGCCACGAGTGAGGTGTCGGGTGCGCTGCGCCGGCTCTGCGGCGCCGAACTGCGCGACGTCCTGCAGGTACGGCGCGGCCTGGAAGTCGAGGCCGCGCGGCTGGCTGCGGCGCACCGCACCGACGACGACCTCGCCGTCCTGCGTGAATTGCTGCTCCGCCGAGACGACTGCATGGCGACCGGCGACACCGACGAATTCGCCCGCGCCGATGCCGAATTCCACCTCGCCGTGGTCGCGAGCTCACACAACGCGATGCTGCTCGAGCTCTACCGCGGGCTGATTGAGGCCATCACCGCCAGCGTCGCCACCACCCACGAGAAGCCCGTGGAGATCGTCGATCACGGCCTGTTGCTCGACCACATCGCGGCCGGCGACGTCGAGCAGGCGGCCCGCGCCGCAGGCGCGCTGCTCGACGGAATCCTGGCCGGCCTGGCGAGCGTCTGCTAG
- a CDS encoding HAD family hydrolase, translating into MTDLRPETSPPIEAVLFDFSGTLFRLEEDDSWFAGMELDSSLSPAQSREVDGHVQAELMRRLTAPTGRSVSMTPEALEAWMNRDLAPHLHREAYLHVLRESGLAHHHAEALYAHVIDPSCWTPYPDTGPVLAGLRRRGVTTAVVSNIAFDLRPAFDPLGGGVDEFVLSFEVGAVKPDPVIFQTALDRLGVAADRALMVGDSDEADGGARALGCRFALVDPLPTRERRDGLIAALWAHGLQV; encoded by the coding sequence GTGACTGACCTCCGGCCCGAGACCTCGCCGCCGATCGAGGCCGTGCTGTTCGACTTCTCCGGCACGCTGTTCCGGCTCGAGGAGGACGACAGCTGGTTCGCCGGGATGGAGCTCGACAGCAGCCTCAGCCCCGCGCAGAGCCGCGAGGTCGACGGACACGTCCAGGCCGAGCTGATGCGCCGCCTCACCGCGCCCACCGGCCGGTCGGTGTCGATGACGCCCGAGGCGCTCGAGGCCTGGATGAACCGCGACCTCGCGCCGCACCTGCACCGGGAGGCGTATCTGCACGTGCTGCGCGAATCCGGCCTGGCCCACCATCACGCGGAGGCGCTCTACGCGCACGTGATCGACCCGTCCTGCTGGACGCCCTACCCGGATACCGGGCCCGTGCTGGCCGGACTGCGACGGCGCGGCGTCACGACCGCCGTGGTGTCGAACATCGCCTTCGATCTGCGGCCGGCGTTCGACCCACTGGGCGGCGGCGTCGACGAGTTCGTGCTGTCGTTCGAGGTCGGCGCCGTCAAACCGGACCCGGTGATCTTCCAGACCGCTCTCGACCGGCTCGGGGTCGCCGCCGATCGTGCCCTGATGGTCGGGGACAGTGACGAGGCCGACGGCGGGGCCCGCGCGCTGGGGTGCCGCTTCGCATTGGTCGACCCGCTGCCCACCCGGGAGCGGCGCGACGGGCTGATCGCCGCGCTGTGGGCGCACGGCCTGCAGGTCTGA
- a CDS encoding YciI family protein: MTRYMLILRSTPAAEEAMANVDFEDVIAAMGRFNEELIKAGVLLAGEGLAGPEDGFVVDFDSETPVVTDGPYTEAKELFNGFWVVAVSSIEEAKQWAVKCPLGPGARLEVRRITETEEFPQDNEWVQKELRWKKEGVWK; encoded by the coding sequence ATGACCCGCTACATGCTGATCCTGCGCTCGACTCCCGCGGCGGAGGAAGCGATGGCGAACGTCGACTTCGAGGACGTGATCGCGGCGATGGGCCGCTTCAACGAGGAGTTGATCAAGGCCGGCGTGCTGCTGGCCGGCGAGGGCCTGGCCGGGCCGGAAGACGGCTTCGTCGTCGACTTCGACTCCGAGACCCCGGTCGTGACCGATGGTCCGTACACCGAAGCCAAAGAGCTGTTCAACGGGTTCTGGGTGGTGGCGGTGTCGTCGATCGAGGAGGCCAAGCAGTGGGCGGTGAAGTGCCCGTTGGGCCCCGGTGCACGACTCGAGGTGCGCCGCATCACCGAGACCGAGGAGTTCCCTCAGGACAACGAATGGGTCCAGAAAGAGCTGCGGTGGAAGAAAGAGGGCGTCTGGAAGTAG
- a CDS encoding 1,4-dihydroxy-2-naphthoyl-CoA synthase: MSESNPFDAARWEPVAGFDDLTDITYHRHVADGTRRPTVRVAFDRPEVRNAFRPHTVDELYRVLDHARMSSDVGVVLLTGNGPSPKDGGWAFCSGGDQRIRGRSGYQYASGDTAETVDPARAGRLHILEVQRLIRFMPKPVICLVNGWAAGGGHSLHVVCDLTLASREHARFKQTDADVGSFDGGYGSAYLARQTGQKFAREIFFLGRAYTAEQMHAMGAVNEVVDHAELENVALQWAAEINGKSPQAVRMLKYAFNLLDDGLVGQQMFAGEATRLAYMTDEAVEGRDAFLEKRDPDWTPFPRYF, encoded by the coding sequence GTGAGCGAGAGCAACCCGTTCGACGCGGCCCGGTGGGAACCGGTCGCCGGCTTCGACGATCTGACCGACATCACCTACCACCGCCACGTCGCCGACGGGACGCGCCGGCCGACGGTGCGGGTCGCCTTCGACCGGCCCGAGGTGCGTAACGCGTTCCGCCCGCACACCGTCGACGAGCTCTACCGGGTGCTCGACCACGCGCGGATGTCGTCCGATGTCGGGGTGGTGCTGCTGACCGGCAACGGGCCGTCACCGAAGGACGGTGGCTGGGCGTTCTGCTCGGGTGGCGACCAACGCATCCGCGGCCGGTCCGGCTACCAGTACGCCTCCGGGGACACCGCCGAGACCGTGGACCCGGCGCGGGCCGGGCGGCTGCACATCCTGGAGGTCCAGCGCCTGATCCGGTTCATGCCCAAGCCGGTCATCTGCCTGGTGAACGGCTGGGCCGCCGGTGGGGGGCATTCACTGCACGTGGTGTGCGACCTGACGCTCGCCTCGCGCGAGCACGCCCGGTTCAAGCAGACCGACGCCGATGTGGGCAGCTTCGACGGCGGCTACGGCAGCGCCTACCTGGCCCGCCAGACCGGGCAGAAGTTCGCCCGCGAGATCTTCTTCCTGGGTCGCGCCTACACCGCCGAGCAGATGCACGCGATGGGCGCGGTGAACGAGGTGGTCGACCACGCCGAGCTGGAAAACGTTGCGCTGCAATGGGCGGCGGAGATCAACGGCAAGTCCCCGCAGGCCGTCCGGATGCTCAAGTACGCGTTCAACCTGCTCGACGACGGCCTGGTCGGCCAGCAGATGTTCGCCGGCGAGGCCACCCGGCTGGCCTACATGACCGACGAGGCGGTCGAAGGACGCGACGCGTTCCTGGAGAAGCGCGACCCCGACTGGACCCCGTTCCCCCGCTACTTCTGA
- a CDS encoding PIG-L deacetylase family protein: MTAAFLSNSARLAARPLTCGGTPTHQWLNARLDASPLDLSDCPEIVVAGAHPDDETLGFGATASQLAAAGVRVQIVSASDGGAAYASQSVLQRYRLERTRRAELHRAARVLGVAAPICLGLPDGEIAGHEQRLADLLTEILAAKPLGTWCAATWRGDGHPDHEAVGRAAAVAAGRTGAVLVEYPVWMWHWARPGDDAVPWQRMSTAPVDVAATERKRLAAQSFRSQFLPPTHDDPPVLPPAVLHRLLAVGEVVFR; the protein is encoded by the coding sequence GTGACAGCAGCGTTCCTGAGCAACTCGGCGCGCTTGGCGGCCCGGCCGTTGACCTGCGGGGGCACGCCGACGCACCAGTGGCTGAACGCCCGGCTGGACGCCTCGCCGCTGGACCTGAGCGATTGCCCGGAGATCGTGGTGGCCGGCGCACACCCCGACGACGAGACGCTGGGCTTCGGTGCGACGGCCTCGCAGCTCGCCGCCGCCGGGGTGCGGGTGCAGATCGTGTCGGCCAGCGACGGCGGCGCAGCGTATGCGAGTCAGTCTGTGCTGCAGCGGTATCGGCTGGAGCGCACCCGGCGCGCCGAACTGCACCGGGCAGCAAGGGTCCTCGGTGTCGCCGCGCCGATCTGCCTGGGATTGCCGGACGGTGAGATCGCCGGGCACGAGCAACGTCTGGCCGATCTGCTCACCGAGATTCTGGCCGCTAAGCCGCTCGGCACCTGGTGCGCGGCGACATGGCGCGGCGACGGTCATCCAGACCACGAGGCCGTGGGCCGGGCCGCGGCCGTGGCGGCCGGCCGTACCGGGGCGGTGCTGGTGGAGTACCCGGTGTGGATGTGGCACTGGGCTCGACCCGGCGACGACGCGGTGCCCTGGCAGCGCATGTCCACCGCGCCGGTGGATGTGGCAGCCACCGAGCGGAAACGGTTGGCGGCCCAGAGCTTCCGTAGTCAGTTCCTGCCGCCGACGCATGACGATCCGCCCGTTCTGCCGCCCGCGGTGCTGCACCGGCTGCTGGCCGTCGGTGAGGTGGTCTTCCGCTGA
- a CDS encoding class I SAM-dependent methyltransferase: MYAQAADPWQLQHRWYERRKYAITTAMLPYERYRNTFEPGCSVGVLTEQLARRCDHVVSTDVSVAALDATHARLVAAGLRDRVTLMRGSLDQPWPPGPFDLVMLSEVCYYLQPETLRAVLDHEVPRLSAAATVVAAHWRHRVEEYPMSGDRANEIIAATAGLHHLGRYQDADVVIDVFDRSGAASVAARTAVPGA; the protein is encoded by the coding sequence ATGTACGCGCAGGCGGCCGATCCCTGGCAGCTGCAGCATCGCTGGTACGAGCGGCGCAAGTACGCGATCACCACCGCCATGCTGCCCTATGAGCGGTACCGCAACACCTTCGAACCCGGCTGCTCGGTCGGAGTGCTGACCGAGCAACTGGCCCGGCGTTGTGATCACGTCGTCAGCACTGATGTCAGCGTCGCCGCGTTGGATGCCACCCACGCGCGCCTGGTCGCCGCCGGGCTGCGCGACCGGGTCACGCTGATGCGTGGATCGCTCGATCAGCCCTGGCCGCCGGGGCCGTTCGATCTCGTGATGCTGTCGGAGGTGTGCTACTACCTGCAGCCGGAAACCCTGCGCGCGGTGCTGGACCACGAGGTCCCGCGCCTCTCGGCGGCGGCCACGGTCGTCGCCGCGCACTGGCGCCATCGGGTCGAGGAATACCCGATGTCCGGGGACCGGGCCAACGAGATCATCGCCGCCACCGCGGGTCTGCATCACCTGGGCCGCTACCAGGACGCCGATGTCGTCATCGACGTGTTCGACCGCTCCGGCGCCGCGTCGGTGGCCGCCCGCACCGCGGTGCCGGGCGCTTAG